One genomic window of Sodaliphilus pleomorphus includes the following:
- a CDS encoding alpha/beta fold hydrolase translates to MSGTNDMCTPLIAKLMYDAIPHTQWELFDGARHMCFVEQTDRYCDVLSQWLNRVD, encoded by the coding sequence ATGAGCGGCACCAACGACATGTGCACACCGCTCATTGCCAAGCTCATGTACGACGCCATTCCCCACACGCAGTGGGAGCTCTTCGACGGCGCCCGTCACATGTGCTTTGTGGAGCAAACCGACCGCTATTGCGACGTGCTCTCCCAGTGGCTCAACCGCGTCGACTGA
- a CDS encoding TIGR04076 family protein: protein MKRAKIKITVVDRKGPMGCHHGHRKGDTWDWDTQRGSLCPMAQHVMFPYIDILRYGGQLPGKDPSSICVCCPDVDVINVFKIEKIEPEPPASTPQE, encoded by the coding sequence ATGAAAAGAGCTAAGATAAAAATCACGGTCGTCGACCGCAAGGGCCCCATGGGGTGCCATCACGGCCACCGCAAGGGCGACACTTGGGACTGGGACACCCAGCGTGGCTCGCTGTGCCCTATGGCCCAGCATGTAATGTTCCCTTACATCGACATCTTGAGATACGGCGGCCAGCTGCCAGGCAAAGACCCAAGCAGCATATGCGTGTGCTGCCCCGATGTCGACGTGATCAACGTGTTTAAGATTGAAAAGATAGAGCCCGAGCCTCCCGCAAGCACGCCCCAAGAGTGA
- a CDS encoding alpha/beta hydrolase family protein: MKIFKPVIMASAMAMMATGTPAATGQNVTKAPGGKFTPEVLNSFGRVSDPQVSPDGKRVLYGVTRIDIAANKSNRDLWVMDIDGKNATQLTNTPNSESNAVWIDGGKRIAFVYKDDKADKAVNQVWVMNADGTGRQCVSSMKKDIEGFSISPDEKKIIVISTVKYDTRAVDVYPDMPKSDARIIDDLMYRHWNEWVEEIPQPWVGDFDGMQVANLKNVLEGTKFESPMRPWGGVEQLAWMPDSKSFIYVCRKKVGKDYALSTNSDLYLYDLASGNTTNLTEGMMGYDNNPVVSRSGKIAWISMEHDGYEADKNRIFVMDKPGGTKVDLTADWDYSVDAVAWSPDEKYIYFTAPYHGTIPMFRINVANKKVEQIAGGWQDYSGMISVGKNLIVTTVQSYSSPAEIYSVKIGTKPAAQLSTAATKLTAVNDELLASIDPISCRQEWVPTTDGKQMLTWVVLPPNFDPNKKYPSIFFCEGGPQSPVSQFWSYRWNIRIMANHGYVVILPNRRGMPGWGTEWNAEISGDYSGQNMKDYMAAADYMKKQSYIDGDHMGCVGASYGGYSVYWLAGHHNNRFACFLSHAGIFDLRAQYLETEEMWFVNWDLGGAPWDKDNATAMRSYREADPKNFVQNWDKPIMVTTGENDFRISYTQTMQAFNAARLRGIPTHMVLYPSECHWVQRPQNSIVWQREYFKWLDRWLMPDSEAAKQAAAQGK, from the coding sequence ATGAAAATTTTCAAACCAGTAATTATGGCATCGGCTATGGCGATGATGGCGACCGGCACACCTGCTGCCACCGGACAGAACGTGACCAAGGCCCCTGGCGGAAAGTTCACTCCCGAAGTTCTCAACAGTTTTGGCCGCGTGAGCGACCCACAAGTTTCACCCGACGGCAAGCGAGTGCTCTACGGGGTGACACGCATCGACATTGCTGCCAACAAGAGCAACCGCGACCTGTGGGTGATGGACATCGACGGCAAGAATGCCACACAACTCACCAACACCCCCAACAGCGAGAGCAACGCTGTGTGGATCGACGGCGGCAAGCGCATTGCCTTTGTTTACAAGGATGACAAGGCCGACAAGGCAGTGAACCAAGTGTGGGTGATGAACGCCGACGGCACTGGCCGCCAGTGTGTATCGAGCATGAAAAAAGACATTGAGGGCTTTTCTATCTCGCCCGATGAGAAAAAGATAATCGTGATATCGACAGTGAAATACGACACACGTGCAGTCGACGTTTACCCCGACATGCCCAAGAGCGACGCCCGCATCATCGACGACTTGATGTACAGGCACTGGAACGAGTGGGTCGAAGAGATTCCGCAGCCCTGGGTGGGCGACTTCGACGGCATGCAGGTGGCCAATCTCAAAAATGTGCTCGAGGGCACCAAGTTTGAGTCGCCCATGCGCCCCTGGGGCGGTGTTGAGCAACTGGCGTGGATGCCCGACAGCAAGAGCTTCATCTACGTGTGCCGCAAGAAGGTGGGCAAGGACTATGCCCTCTCGACCAACAGCGACCTCTACCTCTATGACCTGGCCAGCGGCAACACTACCAACCTGACCGAGGGCATGATGGGCTACGACAACAACCCTGTGGTGTCAAGGAGCGGCAAGATTGCCTGGATATCGATGGAGCATGACGGCTATGAGGCCGACAAAAACCGCATCTTCGTCATGGACAAGCCTGGCGGCACCAAGGTCGACCTCACTGCCGACTGGGACTACAGCGTTGATGCTGTGGCGTGGAGCCCCGACGAGAAATACATCTACTTCACAGCTCCCTATCATGGCACGATACCCATGTTCCGCATCAACGTGGCCAACAAGAAAGTGGAGCAGATAGCCGGTGGATGGCAAGACTACAGCGGCATGATTTCTGTGGGCAAAAACCTGATTGTGACTACCGTGCAATCCTATAGCAGCCCAGCCGAAATCTACAGCGTGAAAATTGGCACCAAGCCCGCGGCACAGCTCTCCACAGCCGCGACCAAGCTCACGGCCGTCAACGACGAGCTACTGGCCAGCATCGACCCCATAAGCTGCAGGCAGGAGTGGGTGCCCACCACCGACGGCAAGCAGATGCTCACCTGGGTAGTACTGCCCCCCAACTTCGACCCCAACAAGAAATACCCGTCAATCTTCTTCTGCGAGGGTGGTCCGCAATCGCCAGTATCACAATTCTGGAGCTACCGTTGGAACATACGCATCATGGCCAATCACGGCTATGTAGTGATACTGCCCAACCGCCGCGGCATGCCTGGCTGGGGCACAGAGTGGAACGCCGAAATTTCGGGCGACTACTCAGGCCAGAACATGAAAGACTACATGGCAGCTGCCGACTACATGAAGAAGCAGTCTTATATCGACGGCGACCACATGGGATGTGTGGGCGCCAGCTACGGCGGCTACTCGGTGTACTGGCTGGCCGGACATCATAACAACCGCTTTGCCTGCTTCCTCTCGCACGCTGGCATCTTCGACCTGCGCGCCCAGTATCTCGAGACCGAGGAAATGTGGTTTGTGAACTGGGACCTGGGCGGTGCACCTTGGGACAAGGATAACGCCACTGCCATGCGCTCCTACCGCGAGGCCGACCCCAAGAACTTTGTTCAGAACTGGGACAAGCCCATCATGGTGACAACTGGCGAGAACGACTTCCGCATAAGCTACACTCAGACGATGCAAGCCTTCAACGCAGCACGCCTGCGCGGCATTCCCACCCACATGGTGCTCTACCCCAGCGAGTGCCACTGGGTGCAACGCCCGCAGAACAGCATCGTGTGGCAGCGCGAGTACTTCAAGTGGCTCGACCGCTGGCTCATGCCTGACAGCGAGGCTGCCAAGCAAGCTGCTGCCCAAGGCAAGTAA